One genomic window of Magnolia sinica isolate HGM2019 chromosome 3, MsV1, whole genome shotgun sequence includes the following:
- the LOC131239091 gene encoding dirigent protein 1-like, with product MAFITLVQLTIVALFTPMMASLEVLPIKETNMVLYLQDWETGSNATAFPVAGLNDTYSSILKFATIMVIDDAVTEGLDRTSKEMGRAHGMYVNSALDASDLHLLFSVIFTNEKYNGSTLEIQGADWFFLKQREASVVSGTSLFRYAKGYAVLETVYLDLANLNAAIKF from the coding sequence ATGGCATTCATCACATTGGTGCAATTGACCATTGTGGCATTATTCACACCCATGATGGCTAGCTTGGAAGTCCTACCCATCAAGGAGACCAATATGGTCCTCTACTTGCAAGATTGGGAAACTGGTTCAAATGCGACCGCCTTTCCAGTTGCTGGTCTGAACGACACTTATTCGAGCATACTTAAATTTGCAACCATCATGGTGATCGATGATGCCGTAACTGAAGGCTTGGATCGGACATCAAAGGAGATGGGGAGGGCACATGGGATGTATGTGAACTCGGCATTGGACGCTTCAGATCTCCACCTTCTATTCTCGGTTATCTTTACCAATGAGAAGTACAATGGAAGCACATTGGAGATACAAGGGGCCGACTGGTTCTTTCTAAAGCAGAGGGAGGCCTCGGTTGTGTCCGGCACCAGCTTGTTTCGGTATGCCAAGGGCTATGCTGTGTTAGAGACCGTCTACCTAGACCTTGCCAACCTCAATGCAGCGATCAAGTTCTAA